tcCACCTGCCTGATTTGGAGATCCGATAGCTGCCTGCATACACGTCGCTTCATCATCACACTGCTTTGCTCAcatgcagcttcctcacaagatGCTCCAAGACCAGAAAGTGACTCCCTTGGGTTCCTAAGTCCTATCTCTCTTGCATTTTAGAGAGACTGACTCTTCTGTAACACGGTCTCTATATCCACAACAAGGAGTCATGGGTGAGACAGATCTTCATGAGAATAAAAAAAGCActgtggaggaaaagaaggaaggtgGGAGAAAAACTGCTGCTGCTACAACAGGGAAAAGCCAGGAGCTCACAAAGGTAGTTTTCTACCTTTTCTCCATAGCTATCAGAAATATGTGCTTTGAGATCTAGGAAGCACAGCAAATCCTGGTTGCTGTAAatagaaatttgaagaaggaaaaaatgttttcttctgtagtcAGAAGCAGCTGTGCTGTTACATTCTTCTTTAGGACTCAGGAGGTCTGAGTGCTATTCTCAGCTGGCATAGATCGGCTCTGTACTGATGGATAAGTTACTCTGGATTCACTTGCTTCCATTCTCCATGGGTAAAACAAGGGTCACAGTACTTTCCCTCCTGTTCTGTGGCTGGCTTGGAAGGCTTTTGGGACAAGACCAGGGAGGTTTTCCCAGGATCTGTACATGCAAGGCCATAGCCCTCAGACAAATCATCTACTTGTGTAAatgaacaagtgaaaataaCTTTGCCAGAATCTTTCGACATGCATGTTTTaggttctcttttttttgtttagtgttCTAAAATGGTTAGAAAATAGCTTATGACCTTGACAACACAGGACAACTCCAACTGCAGTGCCTGCTttgctgcagtgttttgttacagaaatatttttctccggcaatgaaagcatttctaatttttaaCTGGCAAACAAAAGCCATTTGCAGAGAACTGAGAAAAGATGAGTTAAATTAACCACAAATGCAACGAAAGTTGAACAGAAGGAACAGAACACCCTGTCAGTTTAATGGGAACAGTCCAATCTCATTCAGCAGAGTTTTCATTCAGCCTTTTGCTGCTAACTTGTATGGAgtgtatattcttttattttacagcCACTCCATATTTCAGTATAAAAAGCACAATAGCTGAAGGTTGGGTTTTGGCAAAGCATCTCTCCTGCTGCTACCAAAATACTGAAGGGAATTTGGAGTGGCTGTTCCATTTATCAAAAGCCTCTGAGTCACACAGGGTTTTTCTTAGCACTGTTTGCTGAAGTTGAGCAACTGTGtgggagaattttttttcttttcaacgGAAGCTGTTAGTCAcagccaacaaaaaaaaaattgcaaacaaacccccaaacacAAAAtcccaccaccaaaaaaaatctaaacctCTTTCAAAGGCTTATGCATGGAAATAGAGGAGCACTGtatattttacttttgttttctgtcattatATTGTTAGTAATTTTTCCCAggtttctgtgtcttttgctATTAGAAAGAGGGATCCAGACCAAAGACCCCTGTTCCATTTTGTAGGCCCGGAAAGGGGCTTTTTCTCACCTCCTTCGTTCAAGTGCTTTCTCTGAGGTCTGCCATTTAACCTGAGGGATCTGGGTGTTGTGCTTTGTCTGCTGGAGGGGTCACGGGGCTTATCTAAGAAAGCAAGCTACTTCATACACATTTGAAGTCCCTAGCTTCCTGTCAAGGAGAGGGGTATTGGAAAGCTATGTTCATATTAAATATTAGCCAAGTGTGTAATGGAGATAAAACAAAGGTGTCCTTGGTAAGAAGCACAGTACAGTTAACTCATTGCTCCCTGTGCTATGGGAGGTAGTTTGGGTCCAACAGGGAGGTGGGTGGGTGTTTGCTCAAAGACAAGTCTAACTGTTTGTCTTCAAAGGCAGGTCTCAGCTAGTGAGGGCTGCCAGGGTAGCTAGACTGGTTTGCAGGGAAGAGCAAACATGAGATACAGAGCTAGCTGGGTCAGTTTGACAAGGAGGGGGTTGCAGCACCCAAGCCACAAGAGTGAACAAGCACAGGCAGGTAAAGCCGTGGACAGCAGGTTCTGCTAGGGCTTGCTttagagggagggagggaatggACTGCTCCCTGGGAGCATCGCTTTGCAAATCTAAGCATGTTTTCGAGAATCCCTCAAATCTAAGGATGCTTATGAGAGGACACCCCTGAGTTCTCTTCCCGTGGCACATTAAGCCTCATATGATAAAAACCCCAATGTTTGTCACAGAAAGCTTGCAAAGTTTGTTAACATAAATTCCACATCACTGCTTCTGCATTAAACAGCTGCTGCTCAAAAAAAGAGCAATGGTCCTAATACcatatttatttctcattgcTTTTTCCTCCACCCAGAGGGAAACCAGAGATGTTCATCAGATGCTAGCAGACTGCCATGTGAGAAAGCGTAGCCTCCAACAGGTAAGCAGCAACCTAGGATACTCCTAAAACATTGAGTAGGGCACAGGCTTTGTCCTAGAGTCACAGTCAGCCTCAGAGCCTCATCTGACACCAGCCTCAACTCCGTGGACCAGTTCTATCCTGAATTGCCAGGCTGTCATGTATGGTGTGATGATTTAGAGATGACACAAAGCAAGCCAGGCTGgcaggctggggagcagcagagggagaTGTTCCTGATGATTTCTAGTAGATTGTTTTCCAGTACTTCCTCTGTTGTTACCTGTACTAAAGACACAGGGTCCACTGGAATTGAAGGCATTCGCAGTAAAGAATGGAGTTCCTAGGATTTCAAGGCTAGCTACAATAAGCAGGGTTAAAACTAGCCTGTGACAAAGTTGAACATACCTTTTCTTCCATAGATGAAGGAAGCACAGAGGAGAAATTCAGAAGAGACCACAGCCCCCCAGGAGGCAATACCACAGATCTGCCCCAGCTCAGAGAGCCGAAGGACACTGCAGAAATCGGATGAGAATGAGCCTGAATGGCAGGAATCCCGTAAGATCTTAGGATGACTTTTTCCTATGGGGTCTGTGAAATCCTAGGGGCCTGTGGGATCATCTCAGTCATTCTCTGGCCACACTGGAACTGAATAATCAGCTGGTGGGTGGAGAGTACTGCTAAGATATACAGCACTGCATTATGAGAAATAATTCCGAGTCCACACAGCATTGAGACTAGAGATGGGcagggaaatggaaaatatttactaCAGATACTATATTAAAACAGGCAACAAATAGGAACTAGATgagttaattaattttaaactagaAGCTGGCCTTTTGTAGGACTTCACAGTAACCATTGCTCTTGAGGACAAGGACAATGGGTGACAGGGACTAACTAAAAAGGGCCTCCTTGTCACCCAATCACAATCCCATccaagcagagctgtgctgcacTGTCTCATGTAATGAATCCcagcaacaggaagaaaaatgacaaaCAGTAGGAGACTTGCAGCAACATCCATCATTGCTGCCAAACAATTCCTCAAGGAGAACCTGatgcattttttccccagttccTCCCCTGCTGCTCAGTAGATGGCAATGCTGTACCATCGTTTCCACTTCAGGCcaggggttttatttttcttactaataaaaaaatattaagtttattacaaaagcaaggaaagaactAACCAACTCAGATTGACCAGTTACTCCTACAGGCTCCAGGATGTTCTGGACCTAGATAATCAAGACAGTTTTACAGCAAAAAACTACCCGGCTTTCCGTAATGGTTTCAGCAAAAAAAGATCAGCATCCTTCAAAGGATTGATTCAGGGTCATTTTAGCACCTTcactcccctccacccccaccaCTGCCCAGCTCACATGAAAAGCACTACAGAAATCTATGTCTGAAGCAGGAGTCAGCATCCAAACCAAGAACAAGTAGTCTCCAAGTACAAAAGGACCTGGTGCCCAGAAAGAAAccagatttttaatttcttgaagGAATAAGAATGGGACCCTGATAAGTAGAAGATGCCCAGAAGTGATGTGGCAATGTGGCAAATGGTCTCACAATTGTGTGCATCTTTCAGCTTGCGAAATGGGTTATTCTTCCACTTCATCAAGCAGGAAGGTGGCCAAAGGGTAGCAAGCCTGAAACTTGCATGCTTGTTCGCTCCTGTAGGACTCCTTTTTTGTTCCAGTGCGGAAATCCAAGGCAGCAGATGAGAAGAGACGCTCCCTTGCACGTCAAGCCAGGGATGACTATAGGAGGCTTTCACTGCAGGGCATCCACAGAGGGAAGCAGGCAGACATTTCCAAGGGTGCCACAGCAGGAGATCGACGACCACTCCAATATCCGCCTCTCCCACCCAAGCCTAAACTTCTACCTCCTGCGACAGCGAATGGGAGAGTGATTAGGTAAGGAAACCCCTGTGCACtgtggaggggagaagggctgagaTTCTTCTCCTCCAGTATGGGATAGTTGAGATGGGAACGGTTAGCTCCCCTTCTCATGTGGAAGAGACACCCCATGGGGAAAAATACAGAGCCCAGGCTATATTCCAGCCAAAGATGTGATGAGGCTTATTTGTTCATGCCCAGGGGGCAACAGGATTACTTAGTAGAGTGTGCTAAGGCCTAGAGCGCATACATCCTCTGTGCTAGGTGTCCACTgaaaaccataaaatatttctgacagCTGCAGTAGTGTAAGCCTTCTGTTTAAGGCTATTCTTAACCTCCTGAGCAAAAGGTAAGTCCTGCCAATGACTTAAAAGCTGTCGTTTGACTTTGATGCACAAACCACAGTCTTCTCTAACAGGAAAGAAGGAGTCAGGAGGACAATCTCCAGTTCCACCGAAGAAAGTATCATCAAGTGGTTCAAAGAGGAGCAATTCCCTCTCCGAGCCGGCTATGAGAAAACCACAGACACAATAGCACCTTGGTTCCACGGTTAGTCCTGAGCATTTCTGCCCCAACCTAGCTCTTTAAGGAGTTGTTTCTGCTAATGTGGTTGCTGCCATAGGCTGGTCCCAGGAGCTTTTTGAAGGTGGTTAGATTTTCCAGTTTAAATATCTATGAATGTAGTTTAAATTCCTTTAGCATTATGACAAAAGGCAAGCTAAAAAATTAGAACAGAGGCCAGATCTTCAAAATACCCTGTACCTCTGTGCCACCCCTGCCTACCTGTGCTGGATGTATGGTTACCCTGCTAACTGTTTGGACCAGGGTGAGAGAGAAATTCTGGCAcacgtcatagaatcatagaatcatagaatacccaggttggaagagacccaccggatcatcgagtccaaccattcccatcatccCATTTACCCTTGGCTCCAGGTCACTGTCCCTCCATACATGCTTTTTATCCATCACCTTTCCATCCAATTTCTAATGGGTAATCACGTTCACATCCACATTCCTTGCTTTGGAAACTCCTTTGGTACTAGACTACAGCAATGAAAGCATTATTGTATTTTAACTGGGCTGTCAGTGCTTGCGTGACTTTCTGACAGGACCTATGACCACTCTGCACAGCCCAGCTATACAGGACTCAACATTCAACACACTGCGATGCTGTTCTCTTGTGACACAGAAACTGTACTTTGGAACCCTGCATATTTATCATTTGTAATCGACCAAGTCAGGAACAGTTAGCATAAAGCATACTTAGCACATGGCCACGGCCTGTTTCTAGCAATGTTAATAGTGCTCTTCCCAGGCTACTGGGCAAGAAAGCAGTGCAAGGGATAGAAATGCCATGGATTGGTTTTGGAGTGGTAAAGCAGATTTCCTGTGAGAACTGTTCCATCTAGTCCTACACAAATGCTTTTCTCCCTTCagttttgtgtttttgttttgaacaGGTATCCTAACCTGTAAGAAAGCAGAGGACCTTCTGAATAAAACAATACCAGGGAGTTTTCTGGTCCGGGTCAGTGAGAAAATCAAAGGCTATGTGCTCTCATATCGGTCTGCAGAAGGATGTAAACACTTCCTCATTGATGCCTCCAGTGATTCCTACAGCTTCCTTGGAGTGGACCAGCTACAGCATTCAACACTGGCTGACCTTGTAGACTACCACAAGGTGAACACCTAGCAATGCATTCATTAACTGTTTGCTTAATTGCCTTTGGGCActtcaaaacaagaaagaataGAATCAGTTGTAGAATCAGTTGTTGTAAAGTTAAGTAACTAGATCCATTTTTGCTGCCATAGGGTACCCTGTGTGGTGCTCCCAAAGGTTATGCCACCCTGATGGACACATCTTAGGTGACTTAACACATCTCAAACATCTTAGAACTGACTCATTCCCCCTCAAGAGCGCAGGACACCTTGCACACAGGGCTAAAGTTATGTACATACTATTTAGTAGGAAATGCTGATAAGATAAAGGGTGACAGCATACTCAcacagtttcctttcttttttgattCTGTTCATGGTTGTGGGGTCTCAGCAGGCTGAGTAAGCAGAAAATCCTGCTTACCTCCAGTTTCAGCAAGAAAAAGGACAAGGTATCTTTATAATCTCAAAGTAGGCAAGCTGTGATACTgagcaaagataaaaaaagaaggaaggaaggaagctggTAGATTCTTGCAACAGTAACTGCAGTGCTTACTAGTACTGACTGCAATTGCATGGGCTCCAAGGAGGGCCAGATGGATTATTTCTTTACTGTAAGATCTGCCCAGGGACAGAACAATCATTTTGCCTAAAGTTTCATTTAAATTCCATGTTTCTTGTAAATAGTGCGCAGTTTAATACAGACATGGCTAAACAaaattggacatgaggaaaataTCTACATTCATTTGCTATATGGAAGTCTACCTAGGCTACCTAAACTTGCTTCTTGCACAGGTTTCACAGTTCAGGCTAAAACTGTTGAAAGCAGGAGCTAAATGGCTGTTTGTACCAGAGCCAGAGGATTTAAAGCCTGGCTGTGCATATCTATATCAAAGATACAGCCATGCCCACAGTCTGAAAAGAATCCTACAGAACCCTTGTACTATAGCTGGCATGGACAGGGTGAACCCCTGAACCTGCTGAAGTCCTCTAGTAGGTTCTGCTTATCACCCACTGGGTGACCACGAAAGAAGCCATGCTCCAACCATACATCTGCCGCTGGGGTAGGGAATGAGAGGGGAAGCAGAAGTGTACTGTTAGGGAATTCCCTTGTTAGAACAGGGTTTGCCTGAGCTGAGGGCATTTGCTCACTCCAGGATCCACCCTTGTCCCTCCCACAAATGCCGTGAGGAGCACAGtccacaaccaccccatcctGTGTACCAGCTTGCTGCACAGTCCTCGCTCCAGCACTTCCTAGGCAGGGTAGCAGCATTTCACAACACAGAACCTGCAGATGCCTGCAAGATGAGCACAGCTCTTTCCAAGAACTGCCAGAGCCTTGTTGCTGAGTTATTGTGCTGAGCACAGACATTGTTTTCTGAAGACAGAGGTCAGCCATGTGGGTCCTTCCCTGAGTTTCCCAGGGCACACTGTAACAGAAGCAGGGAGGCTGCTGTCCTCCCCATGATGTTGTGATAGGTAGGGTCTGTTTGAAAGGTGTTGTTTAATCATATCCTACATCAACAGGATGAacccatcacttccctggggaagGAGCTGTTGCTTTACCCATGTGGCCAAGAGGATCAAGAACCAGATTACATCTCTCTGTTTGAGTGAACTTCCCGGTCTCGCTGTGCAAGCCCCATGCTTGTATTCATAAAGACTGAACTTCAAActagagctgctgctgcttaccTGAAGTGGTTGCCATAAGTGCCTCTATTTTATATCCTTCGCAACAAAGTAGAGGATAAGTACTATTGTGGGCGTTTCATATCAACTGGATATCAATGGGTCTCATATCAATGGATGCATCAGCCCAGCAAGGTGCAAAACACCTGGATG
The window above is part of the Phaenicophaeus curvirostris isolate KB17595 chromosome 4, BPBGC_Pcur_1.0, whole genome shotgun sequence genome. Proteins encoded here:
- the SH2D4A gene encoding SH2 domain-containing protein 4A; translation: MLKQILSDMYIDPDLLAELSEEQKQILFFKMRQEQIRRWEEREAAEDKTSAKKPLPKKANRKSVTWKLGADNDVWVWVMGEHPSDKPYAAICEEIQAQRAKRLEREQGKESRETDSSVTRSLYPQQGVMGETDLHENKKSTVEEKKEGGRKTAAATTGKSQELTKETRDVHQMLADCHVRKRSLQQMKEAQRRNSEETTAPQEAIPQICPSSESRRTLQKSDENEPEWQESLRKSKAADEKRRSLARQARDDYRRLSLQGIHRGKQADISKGATAGDRRPLQYPPLPPKPKLLPPATANGRVIRKEGVRRTISSSTEESIIKWFKEEQFPLRAGYEKTTDTIAPWFHGILTCKKAEDLLNKTIPGSFLVRVSEKIKGYVLSYRSAEGCKHFLIDASSDSYSFLGVDQLQHSTLADLVDYHKDEPITSLGKELLLYPCGQEDQEPDYISLFE